Within the Candidatus Kryptoniota bacterium genome, the region TTGAACGCGATCCGAGAATTGCACTCGTCGGCGCCGACGTGATATACACGGATGTTTGGGTGAGCATGGGCCAGGAATCAGAGAAAGAAAAGCGGCTGCAGGCGTTTCAGGGATATCAAGTGACCAGGGAGATGCTTAAACTGGCTCGCAAGTCGGCAATTTTCATGCATTGCCTCCCTGCGCACAGAGGCGAGGAGGTTGAAGACGACGTCATAGACTCTAAACAGTCGGTCGTTTGGGATCAATCCGAAAACAGACTTCACTCGCAGAAGGCGATCCTGTATACGCTGTTAAAAGGAAGATAAAACTCGAGGATTTTCTTGGGACAAGTTCTGGTGGCTGTGGGCGGTAACTCGCTGATAAGAGCGGGTCAACGAGGTACCGTGGCGGAACAGGTCGAGAATATCCGTCAGACTGCAGCGCAGCTCGCAGAGATCGCTGCTTTGGGTAACAGTCTCGTCATAACTCACGGTAATGGACCGCAGGTCGGCGCACAGCTCCTTCGGTCGGAAGCCGGCTCATCGCAAACTTACTCGCAACCACTTGACATCTGCGTTGCCGCCACGCAAGGCGAGATCGGATACGTTCTCCAGAATGCCCTTCAGTCGGAACTCGGAAAAAGAGGGATCACTGCCCCGGTTGTCACAATGATCACCCAGGTCAAAGTAAATCGCGATGATCCCGCGTTTTCGAGTCCGTCCAAACCGATCGGTCCGTTCTATCATAAAGAGGATGCAGAACATAAACGAGACGAACTCGGATGGCAGATCTTGGACGATGCCGCTCGGGGATACAGGAGAGTTGTCCCGTCTCCGGAGCCTGAAGCGATCGTAGAAATTGACGCCATCCGCAAATGCGTTGAGAATAATATCATCGTCATTGCCGTCGGTGGCGGGGGAATTCCCGTTTTCGAAAAGGACGCGAATATACAAGGGGTCGAAGCGGTTATCGACAAGGACAAGAGCTCCGCTCTCCTTGCAAATGA harbors:
- the arcC gene encoding carbamate kinase codes for the protein MGQVLVAVGGNSLIRAGQRGTVAEQVENIRQTAAQLAEIAALGNSLVITHGNGPQVGAQLLRSEAGSSQTYSQPLDICVAATQGEIGYVLQNALQSELGKRGITAPVVTMITQVKVNRDDPAFSSPSKPIGPFYHKEDAEHKRDELGWQILDDAARGYRRVVPSPEPEAIVEIDAIRKCVENNIIVIAVGGGGIPVFEKDANIQGVEAVIDKDKSSALLANEMGFPVLMISTDVEFVYVHFKHSDQKAIREMTPSQAEEYLGAGEFSRGSMGPKIEAALEFIRRGGKEVIITDPVHLAQSLTGESGTHIRKPSAGGGK